The sequence ACCATCTGACTTAACAAATATGTTTTTAACCAATCCTTTGAAAAATGTAATTCATAAGGAGTAGGATATTGAAAATTCAAACAGTACTTTTTCAATACTATACTCATTTCTATTCCCTTTGGAGGACAAAAGGGCCAAATCTCCTTCAAACAATTAAGTATTTTTAATTTTGTCGGACTATCAATTTTAGATTATATTACCGCTATAAAATCAATGTCGCTTTTTTCTTCATGAAAGCATCCAAATGCTATAGAGCCATGTACATAAATTCCAACCAAATTGTCACCCAAGATAGTTTGATATTCACCGTGTATTACCAAATACATGACTACATTATTGATAATAAAATGACTTGACATTCCTATCAATGTTCTCTCAATCTCAGTCCTTGCTTTACTTTTTACACCTTTATTCTATAACTTCTTTTATTTTATTATCATTAGGAACTATCTCAACTCCATTTTCAAACCAAATTAACTTAGGTTTGTACTTACCAATTGTAATAGATAATCCAAATTTATATTTATACTTTCCAGTACTGTCGGTGAAAACCTGCAATTTTTTTATATCTTCACTAATATCTTGATTCCACCATGTCTTAACTTCAATTACTAATATGTTATCATCATTATTTCCTCTCTTATGTAAAATTAAATCAGGATATACTCCATTTTCGTGTTCAGGCAACTGTTTTACTTCACCAATATTCCTATTATACTCATTATCTAGATTATACTTAGCAAATTCGCTATCAAATCTTAATACTTCCTCTAAATAAATGCCTAAACGAAATACAATTGCCCTCTTACTAACATGATTTTGACGATTTTCATTTATATTATTTCTTATTAGGTATTCATCTCTTTCATATAACTTATCAAGTGCTTGCAATACCTTTTGTTGCAATCTTTCCCTTAAATCCACCTTTTTAATGTATCTTCCCTCTATAACATTTCTTTCAATAGTTTTTAATTCACTACTTTTAATCGATTTTGATTCTTCATCAAAATACGCCTGGTAAATCTTAAAATCCTTCCTTTTATTTTCAACACATTTTTTTGAAATAATTTCAAGAATTCTCGCTTTGTCTATTTCTGATGTTTCTATGCCAAAAATTATTCCTTCTAAACAATCAAAGGGGTATTTTAGGTCTCTACTCTCATTTGAATCATAATCAAAGAACGTATTTTCTATACGTAATCTATACTCCTCTTCAAACTCCCATTCTTTTGTTTTTGTATAATAACGTTTATTAAATAGTTCCCAATAGATTTTTCTCCATTCATCTTTATCTCTCTCTATTTTGTCTAAAACATTGCTCCTTTTATTACCGTCTGTAAACCAATATTTTATTTGATTTCCATTTAATCTCCCAAGCATTTCGAAAAAGTTAATAGTAGTATAATTGCTACCATAAACTACCTTTTCTAACTTTGTATTAATATAATATTTATGAACACCATTACTATCAAAACTACACGGTCTTTCAATCGGAATATATGAATCATTTTTATCTTCAGTTGTTTTAAAAATCATACATATACCCCTATGTTTATCAGCGTAATTTCCCCACATAGATGAGTTAGAATAATTTCCAGAAAAACATGCCATATAACATTGTGGATGAATCAGATTTTCTATCTGTTGTAAATAATTAAATGGGAATTCGTAAAAGAGATAATAAAAATCCATTCTTTTCTCGTTGTTAGTTATATCTATTAAAACTTTGCCATGTAAAAACATTTCCTCTAATATACTACTAGAAATTTTAAGTAAAACTTCCTTTTTATCTGTTTCGTCAACTTGAATTCTTAAATATGAATTTAAAAGTTTGTCCATTTGCTCAGAACTTGGTGCATATTTTTCAAAATTACCCCACTCTGATTTTTCCATAAAACCATGCAAACAATGGTATTTCATAATTATTTTTAAACCATCAT is a genomic window of Acidilutibacter cellobiosedens containing:
- a CDS encoding DUF2971 domain-containing protein, producing the protein MLLYRFKSARSILEQYHELENQTIHFSPREDLNDPLEGYINMYWQGDIIAWKGLFKNYIICLESAFSMYRLGAQKQQLRKIPIFLVESMLPTESYKELSREITNEFIKSSTVDKIISTLGNNNIKATRDDLRLFLSIIHNDGLKIIMKYHCLHGFMEKSEWGNFEKYAPSSEQMDKLLNSYLRIQVDETDKKEVLLKISSSILEEMFLHGKVLIDITNNEKRMDFYYLFYEFPFNYLQQIENLIHPQCYMACFSGNYSNSSMWGNYADKHRGICMIFKTTEDKNDSYIPIERPCSFDSNGVHKYYINTKLEKVVYGSNYTTINFFEMLGRLNGNQIKYWFTDGNKRSNVLDKIERDKDEWRKIYWELFNKRYYTKTKEWEFEEEYRLRIENTFFDYDSNESRDLKYPFDCLEGIIFGIETSEIDKARILEIISKKCVENKRKDFKIYQAYFDEESKSIKSSELKTIERNVIEGRYIKKVDLRERLQQKVLQALDKLYERDEYLIRNNINENRQNHVSKRAIVFRLGIYLEEVLRFDSEFAKYNLDNEYNRNIGEVKQLPEHENGVYPDLILHKRGNNDDNILVIEVKTWWNQDISEDIKKLQVFTDSTGKYKYKFGLSITIGKYKPKLIWFENGVEIVPNDNKIKEVIE